Genomic segment of Cygnus olor isolate bCygOlo1 chromosome 20, bCygOlo1.pri.v2, whole genome shotgun sequence:
AGAAGACACGTGGTTCCCACCAGGGTCAAAGAGCAGCACTGATGGTGGAGACACGTCAGAGTCCACAAACCAAGGTCCACGAACCCATCAGGCACGACATCTGCAGGTCATACTGGCAGAAGGGGCACGCTGCAACCTATGGAGAAGGGCCCACATGTGGTATCCAGTGGTCATACAGTATCTGCAGGTCACACCTGCAGAGGTAACACATCACAGCCACGTACTGTGGCCACGCGCTGTCTCTAAAGATCACAGCAAAGGGGACAGGTCACAGTCTGAGGAGCTGAGCCCACATACAGTGCCTGCTGGTCGCACACTATCTCTGAAGACCGCACTGGCAGAAGGGCCATGGCACGGCCTGAGGAGCTGAGCCCAGGCATGACGTGGGCGCAGGGGCCCTGCCCACCAGTGAGCTCTGTTGTCCCATTGCAGCggtggagctgggctggtgcCCACGCGTTACTTGAGGCCGTAGAGCAGGACAACGCCCAAGAAAAAGAGGAGCCCAACCGAGAGGTCAGAGACGAGTCGGAAGCGGCCTTGGGCCGCGGCCTCCTCCCGGCGGAGGCGCAGCTGCTCCCGCCGCGCCCGCAGCGCCCGCTCCCGCTCCAGCTGCTCCCCGTAGTGCGCGCGGTAGAAGGCGTCGAAGTCGAAGGGCGGCGGGACGGGCCCGCGGCGGGAgccggaggcggcggcgcgggcgggcgggggcttgggggcgggcgggcggcccgAGGGCTTGGGGGCGCCGCGCACGTCCTCGCGGCTGAGGACGCCGCGGTCGTACTTGCGGCGCAGCGCGGCGCTACCCAGCACCAGGTAGGCCTCGCTGACGGCGGCGAAGCGCTCGGCGGCGGCAGCGCTGCCCGCGTTGCGGTCGGGGTGGTACCGGAACGACTGCTCGTAGTACGCCGTCTTGATCTGCGCCTGCGTCGCCGTGGGCGGGACGCCCAGCACCTCGTACAGGTCGCGGCGCGGACCCGAGGCCTCGCCGCATCCCCGGTGCCCGGCGCGGCCCGGCACCGGGCCGGTGCCCGGCGCGGCGAGCAGGAGGCGCCGCAGGCGACCGAGCGCCGCCGGCTCCATCGGGCCGCGCCGCCTCAGCGCCCGCGCGCCGCCATCTTGGGTGCGGCGCCCTCTGCGCCGGCGCCTGGCGGTGACGTCGGGGCAGGGACGGCGCGCGGCAGCatggcgggcggcgggcggcggcccgAGCAGCGTGGGCCGCCCGAGCTGGTgaggcggcggcgccgggccgcggccggggccggggccgggccgcggccggggccgggcctcACGcctccttctcccttctctcgTTGCAGTTCTACGATGAGGTGGAGGCGCGGAAGTACACGCAGAAGTACGGCGGGGCGGGCTGGGCTGCGCTGCGCtgcgctgggctgggctgggctgaggGAGCGGCTGTGGGGCCCGGGTCCGGCGCGCCCCTTCCTGAgccctcccttgccctgcctTGCAGCTCCCGGGTGAGGGAGATCCAGGCGCAGATGTCGGAGCGGGccgtggagctgctggggctgcccgaGGACCGGCCGTGCCTCCTCCTGGACGTGGGGTGAGCGGGGCCCAGCGGCGGGGCGCAGCACGCAGGCCTGCGGGGATTCAGCCCGGCATGGCGCTGGTGTCTGCTGCGGACTAACAGAGGGGGATGTCGCTGTTGTGCGGTGGCTGTCCTAGAGCGTTGTCTGGCAAGGCCCGTGATCTGTTACCACACTTTCCTCCCTTCAGCTGTGGCTCTGGGCTGAGCGGGGATTTTATCTCTGAAGAGGGGCACTACTGGATTGGCATGGACATTAGCCCTGCAATGTTGGGTGAGTGGCCCCTCCTCCCCTTTAGCGCTCACTTCACCTCAGAGGTGATTGCCGAAGGCGTGAGCTTGGTACCATGAGCTGTCCTCTGTTCTGTGCAGATGTGGCTGTGGAGAGAGAGGTGGAAGGAGACCTTCTTCTTGCAGATGTGGGTCACGGCATTCCCTTCAGGCCTGGCATGTTTGATGGCTGTATCAGGTGAGTTTGTGCACCTAACCAAGCTCTCTTGATACTCTGCATAACTACATATTTTGTACTGTATACATGGTCTGCTTATGTTGCATGACAGTTGACTGTGACTGTCCTTATCTGTCACTCTGTTTGCTCCATGCCAACTTGACTCCAGCTCTCTGGGACAAGCTGCTGAGATTCTAGATGTTAGAAGCAGCAGTTTCCCAAGAGATGCTTGTCTGTGTTTTGTGGTAGTGAGCTGGGAAGAGTATTGAAATGAATAAAGTGAAGGTGGAGATAACATCAGGGGAGTTGAGACATGCACCTAGGATGAAAACCTGAAGTATTCCTGTGACATTGACCTAGGGATTGACCTCACAGCTGAGCTTGATGGTTGATTTTGAggtgaaggggaaagaaatacttttcttagAGAATACCTCATAAAGGTACTGGACAGGAGGAGGGGCTGTCTGTTACTGATCTGAATCAGTTTGGGATTGCTCATTGTCAAAACCTGTATGGCAGCTTGTGGGCTATGCAAGGGCCCCAACCAAGCATTGAATTATTTGAGCACCTGGCCTGGGGGAGATgtctggtgtttttgttgtgcttGAATAAGCCTGAATAACTGCTGTGCTATGTTGGGTTGTGGCATAGCTTAGGGAGTCTCAAGAGGGATTCCTGTAGTGTCTTGACTGCAAAGTGGAAGGCAAAGTTACatggggaaaattaattagTTTCCCTGATGCCTAACACAAGTTTAACAGTGAAAGGAAGCTCAAAGGGAGGTTATGGGCTCTGCTAAAGAATCGATGGCTCGGTGTCTTGAGGGTCTTGCTCTCTTTCTCAGTATTTCCGCAGTGCAGTGGCTTTGTAATGCTGATAAGAAGTCGCACAGTCCTCCAAAACGCCTTTATCAATTCTTCTCAACTCTTTATACCGCCTTGGTAAGTGTCAGGCTCTCTCATTCAGGCCTCTGCCTATTTTTGTGTCCTCACTGGTGCCTTTTAGGAAGACTTTTTAAGTAAATGCTACTGAAATATAAGACTAGCAGGAGCACCTATTTCCTGTCTGCATTCCTTTTTGCATGGTGCCCTGTGTTTCTGTAATCCCTGCTGTTAGCTTcatgccctgctgtgctgcggAGAAGCTGACTCTGCAgtctgagcagctctgctgggagagTTCTCTAGGAGGTTTTAGGAGTTGGGGGCTAGGGACTGGGTGACCAGAGGGGAACCCTGTCTTAACAGGGTTGTGATTGACTTTATTTCCCATAGGCCCAAGGATCCCGAGCCGTCCTGCAGCTGTACCCTGAGAATTCAGAACAGGTACAAGATATCACTTGGTGGGGAAGAGGAACAGGCAGAGCAAGGCAGAAAACCTGTGTGCTGTTTGAGGCTTTGAATGCATGGTATTGCCCCACATCAGGTCTGTGTCTCTGTCCTTCCTGCCATCCATAAAGCTCTGCAagagccaggaaaaaaacaacaataagaaGAAAGCCATACgcaatttctgctgcttcacagTTTGTTTTGGGCTGTGccttaaaatcaaagaaattgaCAGGACTTGATCTAAATGTGCTGTGCTGGATTTTTGCCTATGTGACTGGGTTTGAAGACTGGGCTGTACTTGTCAGCACTGTACTGTAATTCCCAAGGGCTGGAAAATCCAGCCTTGTATACCTCTCCTGGAGAGTCTGCTGCTCCACTGAATGCAGGCAaggtggaggagcagggagaaaaaaaatacagcaggctgctgcctggATGGAACTGCAGAGCTAGGGGCTTGGTGTAGGGTTTAATAGAAGCAGGGTTGACCCATCTTGTGCATACACAGTTAGCTGTGACTGAGTCTAGAAGTCTCTTGGGCTTTGCTTGTGGGTGAATGACATTTGCATGTGCTTATTTTTCCAGCTGGAGCTCATCACGGCCCAAGCCATGAGAGCTGGCTTTACTGGGGGAATGGTGGTAGACTACCCCAACAGCGCCAAAGCCAAGAAGTGAGTCCTATGTTTCTGTGAATGGGCAATGTGTGGGGTGAGGCATAGCTTCAGCAGTGATTTTTacaagctgtttttctcttttccacgATTCAATCCTGGGCAGAGGTGACAGTTTAGATCTGACTCTATAATAGAAGATCCCAGTCTTGCTTGGGGACTGGGAATCAAATGCTGAATCTCAGCTTCATGTTCCTCatacttttttcccttcaggttcttcctctgcctctttgTTGGGGCTTCTGGCACGTTACCAAAGGTGAGGAACTCCGCCTAGCAGCAGAAATGCCTTCCTGGCTGCTGGGTTATGTGGAAGAGCTGTGGGTGAGCAGGAGTCACACCAGACAACTGCATATGCAGATGTGGCTTCACTCTTACGTTTCTTTGTTCTCGTCTGGTTTCTGTGCCACAGTTTCTGGGAGATCAGCTTACTCCTGTCCCAGTCCCTCCCCTTATAGAGCACTGTGTTTCCCTTAATTTATTTAGATGGCAGTGACCACTAGCTCTGTCTGCACCAGGTGAAAGTTcctaattttgcttttcagggcCTTGGTACTGAGTGTGCTGATGGAGAAGAGATACACCAGGCAAAGTTCACCAGTGAGAGGTATTGTATGTGGGGTGAAGTTTCAAGTCCTCCCCAGTTTCAGGGGATGTAAGTGCTCAGTTTTGCTGATCGAGGACCACAGTGCTTCTGTGTGTGAAgtggtgggagggaagggactgGGGATACTGGGAAGACCGCCGGCAGCCCAGATGGGCACTGCTTTATCTTACTGAAGGGCCCCAGACACAAGGAGTGTAACAGGTTGGTTTGACTAGAGGGCTTTGCTATGGCATCAGGGAGCTGCTGTTGATGCTCACCCTGGAACTTCAGCTGAGCATTCAGATTGAGGTGCGCTTTCTGTCCAGCACTCAGCTCTTCAGCTCAGCACTGTAGCATGGGTTAGTGGTGGTGGAAGGGAGGTTGTTTACAGTTCTGGTTAtgtcaaacatttatttttttttttttggtggggagGCAGGCTGCTGTACTTGAAACCTGGTGTTCCCTTCCATCCTCTGTCAAGTTCTTTGCTGTCTGACTGTGCACAGCTGTGCCCTGTGTGGTTTCTCCTGCTGGCGAGGTCTCCTCCTATAGTAGTGGTGCAGGGAGGAGCCCCCCCTGCAGCCAGTGGGAGAGacagagaataaaaaacagaggaaaatcgtcatggctgccagcagctggtggctgccATGTTTTCCTGCCTCTTacactgctgtgctctgctcacTTAGTCCAGGGGGTACTTCATCTTGGAAGGCAATAGCAGAACGGGCAACTTGTTGGGAAGCCAGAGGCTTTGTCT
This window contains:
- the BUD23 gene encoding probable 18S rRNA (guanine-N(7))-methyltransferase isoform X1, which encodes MARPEELSPGMTWAQGPCPPVSSVVPLQRWSWAGAHALLEAVEQDNAQEKEEPNREVRDESEAALGRGLLPAEAQLLPPRPQRPLPLQLLPVVRAVEGVEVEGRRDGPAAGAGGGGAGGRGLGGGRAARGLGGAAHVLAAEDAAVVLAAQRGATQHQFYDEVEARKYTQNSRVREIQAQMSERAVELLGLPEDRPCLLLDVGCGSGLSGDFISEEGHYWIGMDISPAMLDVAVEREVEGDLLLADVGHGIPFRPGMFDGCISISAVQWLCNADKKSHSPPKRLYQFFSTLYTALAQGSRAVLQLYPENSEQLELITAQAMRAGFTGGMVVDYPNSAKAKKFFLCLFVGASGTLPKGLGTECADGEEIHQAKFTSERTRFRNTKGKSVKKSRDWILEKKERRRRQGKEVRADTKYTGRKRRPHF
- the BUD23 gene encoding probable 18S rRNA (guanine-N(7))-methyltransferase isoform X2, whose translation is MAGGGRRPEQRGPPELFYDEVEARKYTQKYGGAGWAALRCAGLGWAEGAAVGPGSGAPLPEPSLALPCSSRVREIQAQMSERAVELLGLPEDRPCLLLDVGCGSGLSGDFISEEGHYWIGMDISPAMLDVAVEREVEGDLLLADVGHGIPFRPGMFDGCISISAVQWLCNADKKSHSPPKRLYQFFSTLYTALAQGSRAVLQLYPENSEQLELITAQAMRAGFTGGMVVDYPNSAKAKKFFLCLFVGASGTLPKGLGTECADGEEIHQAKFTSERTRFRNTKGKSVKKSRDWILEKKERRRRQGKEVRADTKYTGRKRRPHF
- the BUD23 gene encoding probable 18S rRNA (guanine-N(7))-methyltransferase isoform X4, encoding MAGGGRRPEQRGPPELFYDEVEARKYTQNSRVREIQAQMSERAVELLGLPEDRPCLLLDVGCGSGLSGDFISEEGHYWIGMDISPAMLDVAVEREVEGDLLLADVGHGIPFRPGMFDGCISISAVQWLCNADKKSHSPPKRLYQFFSTLYTALAQGSRAVLQLYPENSEQLELITAQAMRAGFTGGMVVDYPNSAKAKKFFLCLFVGASGTLPKGLGTECADGEEIHQAKFTSERTRFRNTKGKSVKKSRDWILEKKERRRRQGKEVRADTKYTGRKRRPHF
- the BUD23 gene encoding probable 18S rRNA (guanine-N(7))-methyltransferase isoform X3, with product MARPEELSPGMTWAQGPCPPVSSVVPLQRWSWAGAHALLEAVEQDNAQEKEEPNREFYDEVEARKYTQNSRVREIQAQMSERAVELLGLPEDRPCLLLDVGCGSGLSGDFISEEGHYWIGMDISPAMLDVAVEREVEGDLLLADVGHGIPFRPGMFDGCISISAVQWLCNADKKSHSPPKRLYQFFSTLYTALAQGSRAVLQLYPENSEQLELITAQAMRAGFTGGMVVDYPNSAKAKKFFLCLFVGASGTLPKGLGTECADGEEIHQAKFTSERTRFRNTKGKSVKKSRDWILEKKERRRRQGKEVRADTKYTGRKRRPHF